From Pempheris klunzingeri isolate RE-2024b chromosome 16, fPemKlu1.hap1, whole genome shotgun sequence, a single genomic window includes:
- the nfe2l3 gene encoding nuclear factor erythroid 2-related factor 3, translating into MRIAKKYFTEGLIQFTILLSLIGVRVDIDSYLSGYYSPLIEINLGPSSAYTQTPFHNLRDTLDGYSVHPKCPELDYFFASRRLLDEVRTLGSPRFPTQLNTWLVHQVPATVQADCGPSTSNNTDTDSGLDTPGDEARDDGEHLPDSGHEVCQTTPELGPCSGGACELQKEKDDAKVKEEEEPAPLTQLAHSSTLEHESLLEGITALADSARHHPSAIDIDQHWSNLLSLSVTDLDDLDSLVTERLSDLDADITSAISQDVSLHDAMASERAESRPVTQQRALFRLESTGSSQSDVSPGMALGLAALPFSSVCNLTGNVSTHSALGGCLDEAVFDQINQLGLEGLDTIDTQLMGCLESIDPQVLEDLDSDSGLSLESSSGGPVSPGSSEVSSSSSSYCEDECGATGYSSEVDSLPSKGIMDYSTAWSSIDLSESVWHDHSYSSPALFNQPSVTLPHKGIKEEPLSDDESRMDDRELSRDELRARAMYIPFSVLQIVNMPVEEFLEVLDGHGFSPDQVTLLRDIRRRGKNKLAAQNCRKRKLDAITGLQEEVERLQAQRDRLLREKQLTAKTMGAVGQQIKQLTRDVLARLRDDSGQPLNPERFTLQCGANGRVVVQPVRRPAVSTSTGNKTDKRKKEKKQ; encoded by the exons ATGCGAATCGCGAAAAAATACTTCACAGAAGGCCTGATTCAGTTTACAATCTTACTCAGTTTGATTGGAGTTCGTGTGGATATCGACAGCTACTTAAGCGGCTACTATAGCCCTCTGATAGAGATTAACTTGGGTCCTAGCTCAGCCTACACCCAGACACCTTTTCATAATTTGAGAGACACTCTTGACGGATACAGTGTGCACCCAAAATGTCCCGAGTTGGACTATTTCTTTGCAAGTCGCCGGCTACTAGACGAGGTGAGGACTCTCGGCTCGCCGCGGTTCCCCACACAGTTGAACACATGGCTGGTGCACCAAGTGCCTGCCACTGTCCAGGCTGACTGTGGGCCTTCAACCAGCAACAATACTGACACCGACTCGGGGTTAGACACCCCCGGAGACGAAGCCAGGGATGACGGTGAACACCTGCCTGACAGCGGCCATGAGGTGTGCCAAACAACCCCTGAACTCGGGCCTTGTAGCGGCGGAGCCTGCGAGCTGCAGAAAGAg AAGGATGATGCTAAAgttaaagaggaggaagaaccTGCTCCACTCACTCAGCTGGCTCACAGTTCAACCCTGGAACATGAG AGTCTGCTTGAAGGCATCACTGCGTTGGCTGATTCAGCACGCCACCATCCCTCAGCCATTGATATTGACCAGCACTGGAGCAatttactctctctttctgttacAGACCTTGAT GATTTGGACTCCCTTGTTACTGAGCGTCTGTCAGACCTCGACGCAGACATCACCAGTGCCATCAGCCAGGATGTCAGTTTGCATGATGCTATGGCATCTGAAAGAGCTGAGTCCAGGCCAGTCACCCAGCAAAGAGCCCTCTTCAGGCTGGAATCCACAGGCTCCTCACAGTCGGACGTGTCTCCAGGAATGGCATTGGGCCTGGCTGCTCTTCCCTTTTCCTCAGTATGCAATTTAACTGGTAATGTGTCAACTCACAGTGCTCTTGGTGGCTGTCTGGACGAGGCAGTGTTTGACCAGATCAATCAGCTAGGTTTAGAAGGCCTGGACACTATCGACACCCAGCTGATGGGCTGTCTGGAGAGCATAGACCCACAGGTCCTTGAGGACTTGGACTCGGACTCCGGTCTCTCCTTGGAGAGCAGCTCTGGAGGTCCAGTCTCCCCAG GCTCATCCGAGGTGTCGTCGTCATCCAGCTCATATTGTGAGGACGAGTGCGGGGCAACAGGCTACAGCAGTGAGGTGGATTCACTCCCCTCAAAAGGCATCATGGACTACAGCACAGCGTGGTCATCCATTGATCTGAGTGAGAGCGTGTGGCACGACCACAGCTACTCATCTCCTGCTCTCTTCAACCAGCCATCAGTAACGCTTCCCCACAAAGGTATCAAAGAGGAGCCTCTCAGCGATGATGAGTCAAGGATGGATGACAGGGAGCTGAGTCGCGATGAGCTGCGCGCCCGGGCCATGTACATCCCCTTCTCTGTCCTGCAGATCGTCAACATGCCTGTAGAGGAGTTTCTGGAGGTCCTTGACGGTCACGGCTTCTCCCCTGATCAGGTGACCCTCCTGAGGGACATCCGCAGGCGGGGGAAGAACAAACTGGCAGCGCAAAACTGCCGAAAGCGCAAACTAGATGCCATCACAGGGctccaggaggaggtggaaaggTTGCAAGCTCAGAGAGACAGGCTACTGAGGGAGAAACAGCTTACAGCCAAGACGATGGGTGCTGTGGGCCAGCAGATAAAGCAGCTGACCAGAGACGTCCTGGCCAGGCTGAGGGATGATTCAGGACAACCCCTTAACCCAGAAAGATTCACCCTGCAGTGCGGAGCTAACGGAAGGGTTGTAGTTCAGCCTGTAAGACGGCCTGCTGTCTCCACATCCACTggcaacaaaacagacaaaaggaagaaggagaaaaagcaaTGA
- the cbx3a gene encoding chromobox protein homolog 3a isoform X1, producing the protein MRNMGKKQNAKGKKDAQETQDEPEEFVVEKVLDQRIVNGKVEFYLKWKGFTDADNTWEPEENLDCPELISGFLEAQKNVKEKPAPVKRKASSDEPESEAKKKDVAEKPRGFARNLDPERIIGATDSSGELMFLMKWKDSDEADLVPAREANTRCPQVVISFYEERLTWHSCPEDEAQ; encoded by the exons A TGCGCAACATGGGCAAGAAGCAGAATGCCAAGGGTAAGAAGGATGCACAGGAGACACAAGACGAACCTGAGGAATTTGTTGTGGAAAAAGTACTCGACCAGCGTATTGTCAATGGGAAAGTAGAGTTCTACCTGAAGTGGAAAGGATTTACAGA TGCTGACAATACCTGGGAGCCAGAGGAGAACCTGGATTGTCCAGAGCTGATTTCAGGGTTTTTGGAAGCACAGAAGAATGTTAAGGAGAAGCCTGCTCCCGTGAAGAGGAAGGCGTCATCAGATGAACCAGAGTCAGAAGCCAAGAAGAAAGATGTG GCTGAGAAACCACGTGGCTTCGCTCGGAACCTTGACCCTGAACGCATCATTGGCGCCACAGACAGCAGTGGGGAGTTGATGTTTTTGATGAAATG GAAAGACTCAGATGAAGCGGACTTGGTCCCAGCCCGTGAGGCCAACACTCGCTGCCCTCAGGTGGTCATTTCCTTCTATGAGGAGAGACTGACGTGGCATTCCTGTCCAGAGGATGAAGCGCAGTAG
- the cbx3a gene encoding chromobox protein homolog 3a isoform X2 produces the protein MGKKQNAKGKKDAQETQDEPEEFVVEKVLDQRIVNGKVEFYLKWKGFTDADNTWEPEENLDCPELISGFLEAQKNVKEKPAPVKRKASSDEPESEAKKKDVAEKPRGFARNLDPERIIGATDSSGELMFLMKWKDSDEADLVPAREANTRCPQVVISFYEERLTWHSCPEDEAQ, from the exons ATGGGCAAGAAGCAGAATGCCAAGGGTAAGAAGGATGCACAGGAGACACAAGACGAACCTGAGGAATTTGTTGTGGAAAAAGTACTCGACCAGCGTATTGTCAATGGGAAAGTAGAGTTCTACCTGAAGTGGAAAGGATTTACAGA TGCTGACAATACCTGGGAGCCAGAGGAGAACCTGGATTGTCCAGAGCTGATTTCAGGGTTTTTGGAAGCACAGAAGAATGTTAAGGAGAAGCCTGCTCCCGTGAAGAGGAAGGCGTCATCAGATGAACCAGAGTCAGAAGCCAAGAAGAAAGATGTG GCTGAGAAACCACGTGGCTTCGCTCGGAACCTTGACCCTGAACGCATCATTGGCGCCACAGACAGCAGTGGGGAGTTGATGTTTTTGATGAAATG GAAAGACTCAGATGAAGCGGACTTGGTCCCAGCCCGTGAGGCCAACACTCGCTGCCCTCAGGTGGTCATTTCCTTCTATGAGGAGAGACTGACGTGGCATTCCTGTCCAGAGGATGAAGCGCAGTAG
- the snx10a gene encoding sorting nexin-10A, with product MDSMLDNLSKTEFISICVQDPKLVKDDLWHTHVDYEICLQTNSMCFRKKASRVRRRYSEFVWLRHCLEQNALIIELPKLPPGNPFFSLRNTIQVSQRMKGMQEFLEIVLHSPLLLSDSRLHLFLQSDLSITKIEKCACGKTRYTVAEAIQRSKSGYTSRLEDKASCDSDCESSSSSSGLGLIVDTPLRGSPVPFFECSDRDPELFSCLSECQTPLIAPHSSCT from the exons ATGGACAGCATGCTGGACAATCTCTCAAAAACT GAGTTCATCAGCATTTGTGTTCAGGATCCAAAGCTGGTTAAGGATGACCTCTGGCACACACACGTCGACTACGAGATCTGTTTACAA ACCAACAGCATGTGCTTTCGAAAAAAGGCTTCCCGTGTAAGACGGCGTTacagtgagtttgtttggctgcgCCACTGTCTGGAACAGAATGCTCTAATCAT AGAATTACCCAAGTTGCCGCCAGGGAATCCCTTCTTCAGTCTAAGGAACACGATACAGGTCTCACAGAGGATGAAGGGCATGCAGGAGTTTTTAGAGAT AGTTCTTCATTCACCTTTGTTGTTGTCGGACAGTCGACTCCATCTGTTCCTCCAGTCAGACCTCAGTATCACAAAGATCGAAAAGTGCGCTTGTGGTAAGACCAGGTACACTGTGGCTGAAGCCATACAGCGCTCCAAGAGCGGTTACACCAGTAGGTTAGAGGACAAGGCCTCCTGTGACTCAGACTGTGAAAG CAGCTCTTCATCGTCAGGCTTAGGACTAATTGTGGACACTCCATTGCGAGGAAGCCCCGTCCCCTTCTTTGAGTGCTCTGACAGAGACCCGGAGCTGTTCAGCTGTCTTTCAGAATGTCAAACCCCACTTATTGCACCCCACAGCAGTTGTACTTGA